One genomic window of Tachypleus tridentatus isolate NWPU-2018 chromosome 12, ASM421037v1, whole genome shotgun sequence includes the following:
- the LOC143234596 gene encoding sugar transporter SWEET1-like isoform X1 — MDFKTILRNAATVCTVASFCSGMFVCQNIWKKRSTVDISPFPFLTGVLCGVLWLRYGLFIRDSAVIVVNVIGLTFQTIYVLWYYIFTLNRQTLHKQLLGVAVILLGLFYYLVYITKGKDEATFASGLMASGASLAFCAAPLSSMAEVLKTQSVKMLPFPIILTTFVMTSLWFLYGFMLNDKFIQVPNLIGAMLAGFQLFLFIIYPSKTRTDHEKDSPGIA; from the exons ATGGATTTCAAAACCATCTTGAGAAACGCTGCAACAGTTTGTACAGTTGCAAGTTTTTGTAGCGGAAT GTTTGTCTGccaaaatatttggaaaaagaGATCTACAGTGGACATATCACCATTTCCATTTTTAACAGGAGTTTTATG TGGCGTGTTATGGCTCCGTTATGGACTTTTTATTCGAGATTCAGCTGTAATTGTTGTCAATGTGATTGGTCTGACATTCCAGACAATTTATGTGTTGTGGTATTACATCTTCACACTTAACAGG CAAACCCTACATAAACAACTCTTGGGAGTTGCTGTTATTTTACTTGGACTCTTCTATTACCTTGTCTATATCACTAAAGGTAAAGATGAAGCAACATTTGCTTCTGGACTAATGGCCAGTGGAGCAAGCTTGGCATTCTGTGCTGCCCCACTTTCTTCAATG GCTGAAGTCCTAAAGACACAAAGTGTGAAAATGTTACCTTTTCCAATCATACTGACGACTTTCGTAATGACATCCTTGTGGTTTTTGTATGGCTTTATGTTGAACGACAAGTTTATTCAG GTACCCAACTTGATAGGTGCCATGCTAGCAGGATTTCAGCTGTTTCTGTTTATCATTTATCCATCTAAAACCAGAACAGAT catgaaaaagATTCACCTGGTATAGCATGA
- the LOC143234596 gene encoding sugar transporter SWEET1-like isoform X4 translates to MDFKTILRNAATVCTVASFCSGMFVCQNIWKKRSTVDISPFPFLTGVLCGVLWLRYGLFIRDSAVIVVNVIGLTFQTIYVLWYYIFTLNRQTLHKQLLGVAVILLGLFYYLVYITKGKDEATFASGLMASGASLAFCAAPLSSMAEVLKTQSVKMLPFPIILTTFVMTSLWFLYGFMLNDKFIQHEKDSPGIA, encoded by the exons ATGGATTTCAAAACCATCTTGAGAAACGCTGCAACAGTTTGTACAGTTGCAAGTTTTTGTAGCGGAAT GTTTGTCTGccaaaatatttggaaaaagaGATCTACAGTGGACATATCACCATTTCCATTTTTAACAGGAGTTTTATG TGGCGTGTTATGGCTCCGTTATGGACTTTTTATTCGAGATTCAGCTGTAATTGTTGTCAATGTGATTGGTCTGACATTCCAGACAATTTATGTGTTGTGGTATTACATCTTCACACTTAACAGG CAAACCCTACATAAACAACTCTTGGGAGTTGCTGTTATTTTACTTGGACTCTTCTATTACCTTGTCTATATCACTAAAGGTAAAGATGAAGCAACATTTGCTTCTGGACTAATGGCCAGTGGAGCAAGCTTGGCATTCTGTGCTGCCCCACTTTCTTCAATG GCTGAAGTCCTAAAGACACAAAGTGTGAAAATGTTACCTTTTCCAATCATACTGACGACTTTCGTAATGACATCCTTGTGGTTTTTGTATGGCTTTATGTTGAACGACAAGTTTATTCAG catgaaaaagATTCACCTGGTATAGCATGA
- the LOC143234596 gene encoding sugar transporter SWEET1-like isoform X2, whose protein sequence is MDFKTILRNAATVCTVASFCSGMFVCQNIWKKRSTVDISPFPFLTGVLCGVLWLRYGLFIRDSAVIVVNVIGLTFQTIYVLWYYIFTLNRQTLHKQLLGVAVILLGLFYYLVYITKGKDEATFASGLMASGASLAFCAAPLSSMAEVLKTQSVKMLPFPIILTTFVMTSLWFLYGFMLNDKFIQVPNLIGAMLAGFQLFLFIIYPSKTRTDKL, encoded by the exons ATGGATTTCAAAACCATCTTGAGAAACGCTGCAACAGTTTGTACAGTTGCAAGTTTTTGTAGCGGAAT GTTTGTCTGccaaaatatttggaaaaagaGATCTACAGTGGACATATCACCATTTCCATTTTTAACAGGAGTTTTATG TGGCGTGTTATGGCTCCGTTATGGACTTTTTATTCGAGATTCAGCTGTAATTGTTGTCAATGTGATTGGTCTGACATTCCAGACAATTTATGTGTTGTGGTATTACATCTTCACACTTAACAGG CAAACCCTACATAAACAACTCTTGGGAGTTGCTGTTATTTTACTTGGACTCTTCTATTACCTTGTCTATATCACTAAAGGTAAAGATGAAGCAACATTTGCTTCTGGACTAATGGCCAGTGGAGCAAGCTTGGCATTCTGTGCTGCCCCACTTTCTTCAATG GCTGAAGTCCTAAAGACACAAAGTGTGAAAATGTTACCTTTTCCAATCATACTGACGACTTTCGTAATGACATCCTTGTGGTTTTTGTATGGCTTTATGTTGAACGACAAGTTTATTCAG GTACCCAACTTGATAGGTGCCATGCTAGCAGGATTTCAGCTGTTTCTGTTTATCATTTATCCATCTAAAACCAGAACAGAT aaactCTGA
- the LOC143234596 gene encoding sugar transporter SWEET1-like isoform X3, which produces MDFKTILRNAATVCTVASFCSGMFVCQNIWKKRSTVDISPFPFLTGVLCGVLWLRYGLFIRDSAVIVVNVIGLTFQTIYVLWYYIFTLNRQTLHKQLLGVAVILLGLFYYLVYITKGKDEATFASGLMASGASLAFCAAPLSSMAEVLKTQSVKMLPFPIILTTFVMTSLWFLYGFMLNDKFIQVPNLIGAMLAGFQLFLFIIYPSKTRTD; this is translated from the exons ATGGATTTCAAAACCATCTTGAGAAACGCTGCAACAGTTTGTACAGTTGCAAGTTTTTGTAGCGGAAT GTTTGTCTGccaaaatatttggaaaaagaGATCTACAGTGGACATATCACCATTTCCATTTTTAACAGGAGTTTTATG TGGCGTGTTATGGCTCCGTTATGGACTTTTTATTCGAGATTCAGCTGTAATTGTTGTCAATGTGATTGGTCTGACATTCCAGACAATTTATGTGTTGTGGTATTACATCTTCACACTTAACAGG CAAACCCTACATAAACAACTCTTGGGAGTTGCTGTTATTTTACTTGGACTCTTCTATTACCTTGTCTATATCACTAAAGGTAAAGATGAAGCAACATTTGCTTCTGGACTAATGGCCAGTGGAGCAAGCTTGGCATTCTGTGCTGCCCCACTTTCTTCAATG GCTGAAGTCCTAAAGACACAAAGTGTGAAAATGTTACCTTTTCCAATCATACTGACGACTTTCGTAATGACATCCTTGTGGTTTTTGTATGGCTTTATGTTGAACGACAAGTTTATTCAG GTACCCAACTTGATAGGTGCCATGCTAGCAGGATTTCAGCTGTTTCTGTTTATCATTTATCCATCTAAAACCAGAACAGAT TAA